A window of Rubricoccus marinus contains these coding sequences:
- a CDS encoding DUF421 domain-containing protein has protein sequence MDAVLRGVAVYAFLVLVFSALGRRTLVQTTNFDLVLVIIIGQSTQLALLGDDYSVTNAFLLIVTLLGAHLGLAAIKSRLPRAQRWLGGGPPLIVVENGYLLETRAASVGVGQDDVLLAARELHGLERMDQVAYAIVERTGAISIVPRA, from the coding sequence ATGGATGCTGTCCTCCGAGGCGTCGCGGTTTACGCCTTTCTCGTCCTCGTCTTCAGCGCGCTCGGGCGCCGCACGTTGGTGCAGACGACCAACTTCGACCTAGTGCTGGTCATCATCATCGGGCAGAGCACGCAGCTCGCGCTGCTGGGCGACGACTACTCGGTCACGAACGCGTTTTTGCTCATCGTGACGCTTCTCGGCGCGCACCTCGGGCTGGCGGCGATCAAGTCCCGGCTGCCGCGGGCGCAGCGCTGGCTGGGCGGCGGTCCGCCGCTGATCGTGGTGGAAAACGGGTACCTCCTGGAAACGCGCGCCGCGAGCGTCGGCGTCGGGCAAGACGACGTTCTCCTGGCCGCGCGCGAGCTCCACGGTCTGGAGCGGATGGACCAGGTGGCGTACGCGATCGTGGAGCGCACCGGAGCCATCTCCATCGTCCCCCGCGCCTGA
- a CDS encoding bacteriorhodopsin → MAQTWYWIGLVAMAVGSGVFGVAAARAPERRWQILWTLYFFICLIAAVLYLVMATGFGSYVSADGTKTTWVRYVTWFTSTPLLLLALTYLGRSSMPLVASLLGANAFMIATGFVATILPEDALSLTWWAISTGAYVAIAWAFLGRYKREAKAALPASGAVFDRIVLVHLILWTAYPVVWMLSPEGLDLVGDGPEALMFTILDIAAKVGFGFLAANSLRQIEQNGEAAAFEPGAPAVVASGVRARA, encoded by the coding sequence ATGGCTCAGACCTGGTATTGGATCGGCCTAGTTGCGATGGCCGTTGGCTCCGGCGTCTTTGGCGTCGCCGCCGCGCGAGCGCCCGAACGCCGCTGGCAGATTCTCTGGACGCTCTACTTCTTTATCTGCCTTATCGCAGCCGTCCTCTACCTCGTGATGGCGACGGGCTTCGGCTCCTACGTCTCCGCCGACGGGACGAAAACGACGTGGGTGCGCTACGTGACGTGGTTTACCTCCACGCCGTTGCTGCTTCTCGCGCTGACGTACCTCGGGCGGAGCTCGATGCCGCTCGTGGCCTCGCTGCTGGGCGCCAACGCGTTCATGATCGCGACGGGCTTCGTGGCGACGATCCTCCCCGAGGACGCGCTGAGCCTCACGTGGTGGGCGATTTCCACCGGCGCGTACGTCGCGATCGCGTGGGCCTTCCTGGGCCGCTACAAGCGCGAGGCCAAGGCGGCCCTCCCGGCCTCTGGCGCCGTGTTCGACCGCATCGTGCTCGTCCACCTCATCCTCTGGACGGCCTACCCGGTCGTGTGGATGCTCTCGCCCGAAGGCCTCGACCTCGTGGGCGACGGGCCAGAGGCGCTGATGTTTACGATCCTCGACATCGCGGCCAAGGTCGGCTTCGGCTTCCTAGCGGCGAACTCGCTACGGCAGATCGAGCAGAACGGCGAGGCCGCCGCGTTCGAGCCCGGCGCTCCGGCCGTTGTGGCCTCTGGCGTTCGCGCGCGGGCCTAG
- a CDS encoding L-serine ammonia-lyase, iron-sulfur-dependent, subunit alpha, which translates to MEALSVFDMLKIGVGPSSSHTLGPWRAVQRWLGELDAAGIAPEAVRVHLYGSLALTGRGHCTDQAVCLALLGYDPVTIPVDAIPGLVADLALSKTLPLAGGPIPFDPATDIVFHPSERLPGHANAMRCVALAGGEEHASTYFSIGGGFVLGEGETSGASGPPVRLPYPAQVPAELLAHCRRDGLRIADMVRANERAWNRNRAVRQRLMAIWDVMREGVYRGCHTDGTLPGGLGVTRRAAALTRRLLYASEAGASAAAGDGASAMGTGEAPFATPEADPRPAIAPDSDAFLRTIRERTWRFPEVLKWVSAFALAVNEENANLGRVVTAPTNGAAGVIPAVLLYHVCFSGEEVGEAEIADFLLVAGEVGTFFKKGATISAAMGGCQAEVGVSSAMAAAALCEAQGGTVEQSLMAAEIAMEHHLGMTCDPIGGLVQVPCIERNTMGAVKAINAAELALAGDASGALVSLDEVIVTLRQTAEDMSDKYKETSQGGLAANVSVRVPEC; encoded by the coding sequence GTGGAAGCCCTCAGCGTTTTCGACATGCTCAAAATCGGCGTCGGGCCGTCCAGCTCGCACACGCTGGGGCCGTGGCGCGCCGTGCAGCGCTGGCTGGGCGAGCTGGACGCGGCGGGGATCGCGCCAGAGGCCGTGCGGGTGCACCTCTACGGTTCGCTCGCGCTGACCGGCCGCGGCCACTGCACGGACCAAGCCGTGTGCCTCGCGCTGCTCGGCTACGACCCGGTCACGATCCCCGTCGACGCCATCCCCGGCCTCGTCGCCGACCTCGCGCTGTCCAAAACGCTGCCTCTGGCGGGCGGGCCGATCCCGTTCGATCCGGCGACGGACATCGTCTTCCACCCGTCCGAGCGCCTGCCGGGGCACGCCAACGCGATGCGCTGCGTCGCGCTCGCGGGCGGGGAGGAGCACGCGTCCACGTACTTCTCCATCGGCGGCGGCTTCGTGCTGGGCGAGGGGGAGACCTCGGGCGCCAGCGGCCCGCCGGTCCGGCTCCCGTACCCGGCGCAGGTGCCCGCCGAACTCCTGGCGCACTGCCGCCGCGACGGGCTCCGCATCGCCGACATGGTGCGCGCGAACGAGCGCGCGTGGAACCGGAACCGCGCCGTCCGCCAGAGGCTGATGGCGATCTGGGACGTGATGCGCGAGGGCGTCTACCGCGGCTGCCACACCGACGGCACGCTGCCCGGTGGGCTCGGCGTCACGCGCCGCGCCGCCGCACTCACGCGCCGCCTGCTCTACGCCTCGGAGGCCGGCGCCTCTGCCGCGGCGGGTGACGGCGCGAGCGCGATGGGAACGGGTGAGGCGCCGTTCGCCACGCCAGAGGCCGACCCGCGCCCGGCGATCGCGCCCGACAGCGACGCCTTCCTGCGCACCATCCGCGAGCGGACGTGGCGCTTCCCCGAGGTGCTCAAATGGGTCAGCGCCTTCGCCCTGGCGGTCAACGAGGAGAACGCGAACCTCGGCCGCGTGGTCACGGCGCCGACAAACGGCGCCGCGGGCGTGATCCCGGCCGTCTTGCTCTACCACGTCTGCTTTTCCGGTGAGGAGGTCGGCGAGGCCGAGATCGCGGACTTCCTGCTCGTCGCGGGGGAGGTGGGGACGTTCTTTAAAAAGGGCGCGACGATCTCGGCCGCGATGGGCGGCTGTCAGGCCGAGGTGGGCGTGAGCAGCGCGATGGCCGCCGCGGCGCTCTGCGAGGCGCAGGGCGGGACCGTGGAGCAAAGCCTGATGGCGGCCGAGATCGCGATGGAGCACCACCTCGGGATGACCTGCGACCCCATCGGCGGGCTCGTCCAGGTGCCGTGCATCGAGCGCAACACGATGGGTGCCGTCAAAGCCATCAACGCCGCCGAGCTGGCCCTCGCGGGCGACGCCTCTGGCGCGCTCGTCTCGCTCGACGAGGTGATCGTCACGCTGCGCCAGACGGCGGAGGACATGAGCGACAAGTACAAAGAGACCTCGCAGGGCGGCCTCGCGGCGAACGTTTCCGTCCGCGTGCCGGAGTGCTGA
- a CDS encoding Gfo/Idh/MocA family oxidoreductase gives MTSPLSLGFVGSPGRVVPPEAALVGVVGETTAQTADWAREAGAQPFANAADLAGSCDVVAVASDPAQRAADARAALGQGAHVFAAWPPAASVEEAEGLAARAEEAGAEVAVERPLPLAAVVAARPEGWAARLVALDLAGADPTEGLDLPWPRRLAGALDAVMALVRSGAIAHLDVQADREDARVRSFLASLRFKTGAYAHIGIRDEAEGWPQSVRLAASGGGVRLSARSLRGPICIEGAASVPEPDATGLAAFVASLAHGHVPASGPGALALSDAVALMRLAERVQAAMRGPSLGRG, from the coding sequence ATGACCTCACCTCTCTCGCTGGGCTTTGTCGGCTCCCCGGGGCGCGTTGTCCCGCCAGAGGCCGCGCTCGTGGGCGTCGTCGGCGAGACGACGGCGCAGACGGCGGACTGGGCGCGGGAGGCGGGCGCGCAGCCGTTCGCGAACGCGGCGGACCTGGCGGGCTCGTGCGACGTGGTCGCGGTCGCGAGCGACCCGGCGCAGCGGGCGGCAGACGCGCGCGCGGCGCTCGGGCAAGGCGCGCACGTGTTCGCGGCGTGGCCGCCAGCGGCGTCGGTCGAGGAGGCCGAGGGGCTCGCCGCTCGCGCCGAAGAGGCCGGCGCGGAAGTGGCCGTGGAGCGCCCGCTGCCTCTGGCGGCCGTCGTGGCCGCGAGGCCGGAGGGCTGGGCCGCGCGCCTCGTCGCGCTCGACCTCGCAGGCGCCGACCCGACCGAGGGCTTGGACCTCCCGTGGCCGCGCCGCCTGGCGGGCGCGCTCGACGCCGTGATGGCGCTCGTCCGCTCCGGTGCCATCGCGCACTTGGACGTGCAGGCCGACCGCGAGGACGCCCGCGTCCGCTCGTTTCTCGCCAGCCTGCGCTTCAAAACCGGCGCCTACGCCCATATCGGCATCCGCGACGAGGCCGAAGGCTGGCCACAATCCGTGCGCCTGGCGGCCTCTGGCGGCGGCGTGCGCCTAAGCGCGCGCTCGCTGCGCGGCCCGATCTGCATCGAAGGCGCCGCGTCGGTCCCCGAGCCCGACGCCACCGGGCTGGCCGCGTTTGTGGCCTCGCTCGCCCACGGGCACGTGCCCGCCAGCGGCCCCGGCGCGCTCGCGCTCTCGGACGCCGTCGCGCTGATGCGGCTCGCCGAGCGCGTGCAAGCAGCCATGCGCGGGCCGAGCCTGGGCCGCGGCTAG
- a CDS encoding peroxiredoxin-like family protein produces MLRLLVPALLLPLAACTEPDAPAPETADVAQADTVAVTAEMAANTALNVGDRAPDFALPGVDGSTTQLSDLLARGPVVLTFYRGAWCPYCNTQLRDYQESLAEIEAAGATLAAISPQAPDSSIAMQQKNELAFPVLSDAGGAVSDAYGLTFQVDAATRERYRAVGIDLEPYNGTDLWELPVPATYVIDASGVIRAAFVEADYTQRASVRQILDALATV; encoded by the coding sequence ATGCTTCGCCTCCTCGTTCCCGCCCTTTTGCTGCCACTAGCGGCCTGCACCGAGCCCGACGCGCCCGCGCCAGAGACGGCCGACGTGGCGCAGGCGGACACCGTTGCGGTCACGGCCGAGATGGCGGCCAACACCGCGCTCAACGTGGGGGACCGGGCGCCCGATTTCGCGCTGCCGGGCGTGGACGGGAGCACGACGCAGCTCTCGGACCTCCTCGCCAGAGGCCCCGTCGTGCTCACGTTCTACCGCGGGGCGTGGTGCCCCTACTGCAACACGCAGCTCCGCGACTACCAGGAGAGCCTCGCGGAGATCGAGGCCGCCGGCGCCACGCTTGCCGCGATCTCGCCGCAGGCGCCGGACTCGTCCATCGCCATGCAGCAGAAGAACGAGCTGGCGTTCCCCGTCCTCAGCGACGCCGGCGGCGCGGTCTCGGATGCGTACGGCCTCACGTTCCAGGTGGATGCCGCCACGCGCGAGCGCTACCGGGCCGTCGGCATCGATCTGGAGCCGTACAACGGGACCGATCTCTGGGAGCTCCCCGTGCCGGCGACCTACGTGATCGATGCCTCGGGCGTGATCCGAGCGGCCTTCGTGGAGGCGGACTACACGCAGCGCGCGTCCGTCCGCCAGATCCTGGACGCGCTCGCGACGGTCTAG
- a CDS encoding DnaJ C-terminal domain-containing protein, whose product MPAPDHYATLGVSETASQKEIKKAYRTLAQKYHPDRNAGDSAAENRFKEVQSAYDVVGDEAKRKEYDQMRRNPFAGRGGSPFGGGSPFSGGAGDGSRWRPAPEAEVFGADGLGDIFSQMFGGGGSPFGGAAGGPRPGAASGARGPGTGGRDIDASMTLSFGEALEGGPSKITVPGGETLRITIPEGVRNGTKIRLKGRGDAGPSGARGDLYITFEVEESPRFARERDDLRVTESVSAVDAMLGTARQIETPYGQKVNVKIPAGTQPGASFRVRGQGVKTKKGRGDLFVEIAVSVPDLAEDARDGLREWAAAHGLA is encoded by the coding sequence ATGCCCGCCCCCGACCATTACGCGACGCTTGGCGTCAGCGAGACCGCCTCTCAGAAGGAGATCAAAAAGGCGTACCGCACGCTGGCTCAGAAGTACCACCCGGACCGCAACGCGGGCGATAGCGCCGCAGAGAACCGGTTCAAGGAGGTGCAGTCCGCCTACGACGTGGTCGGGGACGAGGCGAAGCGGAAGGAGTACGACCAGATGCGCCGCAACCCGTTCGCCGGCCGCGGCGGCTCCCCGTTCGGCGGCGGCTCGCCGTTCTCGGGCGGCGCGGGCGACGGGAGCCGTTGGCGGCCCGCGCCAGAGGCCGAGGTCTTCGGCGCCGACGGCCTCGGCGACATCTTCAGCCAGATGTTCGGCGGAGGCGGGAGCCCGTTCGGGGGCGCCGCTGGCGGCCCGCGGCCCGGCGCGGCCTCTGGCGCCCGAGGTCCGGGTACTGGTGGACGCGACATCGACGCGTCGATGACGCTCTCGTTCGGGGAAGCACTCGAAGGCGGGCCGTCCAAGATCACGGTCCCTGGCGGGGAGACGCTCCGCATCACGATCCCCGAAGGCGTCCGCAACGGCACCAAGATCCGGCTCAAGGGCCGCGGCGACGCCGGACCCTCTGGCGCCAGAGGCGACCTCTACATCACGTTCGAGGTGGAGGAGAGCCCCCGGTTCGCGCGCGAACGGGACGACCTCCGCGTGACCGAGTCGGTGAGCGCCGTGGATGCCATGCTGGGTACGGCGAGGCAGATCGAGACGCCGTACGGGCAGAAGGTGAACGTCAAAATCCCCGCCGGCACGCAGCCGGGCGCCTCGTTCCGCGTGCGCGGTCAGGGCGTAAAGACCAAAAAAGGCCGCGGAGACCTCTTCGTCGAGATCGCCGTCTCGGTCCCGGACCTCGCGGAAGACGCCCGCGACGGCCTCCGCGAGTGGGCCGCAGCGCACGGCCTCGCGTGA
- the dapF gene encoding diaminopimelate epimerase, translated as MIQRQPLIVPFTKMNGAGNDFVVLDNRFLRFSEAELEALARRVCPRWTGVGADGLLALDPPEAASGDGAAEGDASGGTDFRMRYRNADGSLATMCGNGARCLARFAARAGLGRDTPEGTRLAFMTDGGRYTARVTPEADAPASVMLDVPSPRGFGASGATSDLGDVHQIWTGTEHAVVFVEDVDAAPVATEGERLRHDPAFAPAGTNVNFVQRAAASGARGERIRVRTFEKGVEAETLACGTGAMAAALVARLAGGVDADSIAVEMPGGTLGVGFQVVDGEVRGLTLSGPAEFVYEGTLEWWGGEE; from the coding sequence ATGATCCAGCGACAGCCCCTAATCGTCCCGTTCACCAAAATGAACGGGGCGGGCAACGACTTCGTGGTCCTCGACAACCGCTTCCTGCGCTTTTCCGAGGCCGAACTCGAAGCCCTCGCGCGGCGCGTCTGCCCCCGCTGGACCGGCGTCGGCGCCGACGGGCTGCTCGCGCTCGATCCGCCAGAGGCCGCCTCTGGCGACGGCGCCGCAGAAGGGGATGCCTCTGGCGGGACCGACTTCCGCATGCGCTACCGCAACGCCGACGGCTCCCTCGCCACGATGTGCGGCAACGGCGCGCGCTGCCTCGCGCGGTTCGCCGCGCGCGCCGGGCTCGGCCGCGATACGCCAGAGGGCACGCGCCTCGCGTTCATGACCGACGGAGGCCGCTACACCGCACGCGTCACGCCAGAGGCGGACGCCCCCGCAAGCGTCATGCTCGACGTGCCGTCGCCGCGAGGTTTCGGAGCCTCTGGCGCCACGAGCGACCTCGGAGACGTGCACCAGATCTGGACCGGGACCGAGCACGCCGTCGTGTTCGTGGAGGACGTGGACGCTGCGCCGGTCGCAACCGAGGGCGAGCGGCTGCGCCACGACCCCGCCTTCGCCCCGGCCGGCACCAACGTCAACTTCGTGCAGCGCGCGGCGGCCTCTGGCGCCAGAGGCGAGCGGATCCGCGTCCGCACGTTCGAGAAAGGCGTCGAGGCCGAGACGCTGGCGTGCGGAACCGGCGCGATGGCGGCGGCTCTTGTCGCGCGGCTCGCGGGCGGCGTGGACGCGGACAGCATCGCGGTGGAGATGCCCGGCGGCACGCTCGGCGTCGGCTTTCAGGTCGTTGACGGCGAGGTGCGTGGCCTCACGCTAAGCGGCCCGGCCGAGTTCGTTTATGAAGGCACGCTGGAGTGGTGGGGAGGGGAGGAGTAG
- a CDS encoding DUF5686 family protein, translated as MPPFSLASRLAVLVLLASLGSASGAQTLLKGRVTDAETGESLPGANVALLDRDGAVIGGAATNLDGDFALRVDALPAPLAVRFIGYETARLTVTETPEAPLAVALVPSAATLGAITVTPGEDPAVALMRRVIARTRQQREAIGPYAVTAYGRTTILGSDGDVAGVSEAASDAYWSPEAGWREAVVAQRATSNLGSGSVPAVARGLVDLLTSDIRLSGHRLMGPTHRDALSVYRFTITGSTQIDGRRVTEVTLEPRRRTASAFVGTLLILEATADVLEADLRPGPAFLFPPPIQVSGARYRQQYVPVAADSSLWLPADLRSEIGIGFALDLLVSADPITIQSAVQLSGYRLGVAAPDSLLAGPLAQRAPQADSTRLAQEAAPLTDAEAEAYAAGDSLGSINEAWDFKGPLAGLLRRSIREGEQAAADSARAPFSFSFAPVVGANPGEGFRGGLRLGLRAGPLAVAPEATYRTADGGINLGADARLRLWRGEDVRIGLLADASKGVARRASPLTPEIYAGVNGRGGYYDRQRLAVGLGASHGDLGTVRTGNFIQVTASGEARVRFVAESAQTFNPGSADDGPLDSDLLGLGLDFQRLTTRSVQMQAGVGTLEAPLGLLPRQAIQVSAEAGEWVLNGTFWTAEAALDTRFATFARRRALAPALDVRLAAGASGGSVPLTRLLSVDGVLGEDAIAFSRFGVLRTRTGVPYEGDRYAAAFWEHSFRSIPFEILGLGGLAKRGYSVILHGAHARTWLDAEREADLGAFGYALSPSDGWHHEVGVSVSGILGLLRVDLTQRLDAPDTVVGFGLARLF; from the coding sequence ATGCCGCCGTTCTCTCTCGCGAGCCGCCTCGCCGTTCTCGTCTTGCTCGCGAGTCTTGGCAGCGCCTCTGGCGCCCAGACGCTTTTGAAGGGCCGCGTGACCGACGCCGAGACGGGCGAGAGCCTGCCCGGCGCGAACGTGGCACTCCTGGACCGGGACGGCGCCGTGATCGGCGGCGCGGCCACCAACCTCGATGGCGACTTCGCGCTGCGCGTGGACGCGCTGCCGGCGCCTCTGGCGGTGCGGTTTATCGGCTACGAAACGGCGCGGCTTACCGTGACCGAGACGCCAGAGGCGCCCCTGGCGGTGGCGCTCGTGCCCTCGGCGGCAACGCTGGGCGCGATCACGGTGACGCCGGGCGAGGACCCTGCGGTGGCGCTGATGCGGCGCGTGATTGCTAGGACGCGCCAGCAGCGCGAGGCCATCGGGCCGTACGCGGTCACGGCCTACGGCCGCACGACGATCCTGGGCTCGGACGGCGACGTCGCGGGCGTCTCCGAGGCGGCCTCGGACGCGTACTGGTCGCCAGAGGCGGGATGGCGCGAGGCCGTCGTCGCGCAACGGGCGACGTCGAACCTGGGATCGGGCAGCGTCCCGGCGGTCGCCAGAGGCTTGGTGGACCTCCTCACCTCCGACATCCGCCTCTCGGGCCACCGCCTCATGGGGCCGACGCACCGCGACGCGCTCTCGGTGTACCGCTTCACCATCACCGGGAGCACGCAGATCGACGGCCGCCGCGTGACAGAGGTCACGTTGGAGCCTCGGCGGCGCACCGCCAGCGCGTTTGTAGGCACGCTGCTGATCCTGGAGGCGACCGCCGACGTGCTCGAAGCCGACCTGCGCCCCGGCCCGGCCTTTCTCTTCCCGCCGCCCATCCAGGTCTCGGGCGCGCGCTACCGCCAGCAGTACGTCCCCGTCGCCGCGGACTCCTCGCTGTGGCTCCCGGCCGACCTCCGCTCCGAGATCGGCATCGGCTTCGCGCTGGACCTCCTCGTCTCCGCCGACCCGATCACGATCCAGAGTGCGGTCCAGCTTTCCGGCTACCGCCTCGGCGTTGCCGCGCCGGACTCGCTTCTCGCCGGGCCTCTGGCGCAGCGCGCTCCCCAAGCAGACAGCACGCGCCTGGCGCAAGAGGCCGCGCCGCTGACGGACGCCGAGGCCGAGGCCTACGCCGCGGGCGACAGCCTGGGCTCCATCAACGAGGCGTGGGACTTCAAGGGGCCTCTGGCGGGGCTCCTGCGCCGCTCCATCCGCGAGGGCGAGCAGGCGGCGGCGGACTCGGCGCGCGCGCCCTTTTCGTTCTCGTTCGCGCCCGTTGTCGGCGCGAATCCGGGCGAGGGCTTCCGCGGCGGGCTCCGCCTGGGACTCCGCGCCGGGCCGCTCGCGGTCGCGCCAGAGGCGACCTACCGCACCGCCGATGGCGGGATCAACCTCGGCGCCGACGCGCGGCTGCGCCTCTGGCGAGGCGAGGACGTGAGGATTGGGCTCCTCGCGGACGCCTCCAAGGGCGTCGCGAGGCGGGCGTCGCCGCTCACGCCCGAGATCTACGCCGGCGTCAACGGCCGCGGCGGGTATTACGACCGCCAGAGGCTCGCCGTCGGGCTCGGCGCTTCGCACGGCGATCTCGGGACGGTGCGGACCGGCAACTTTATTCAGGTCACGGCCTCTGGCGAGGCGCGCGTGCGGTTCGTCGCCGAGAGCGCGCAGACGTTCAACCCCGGCTCCGCCGATGACGGCCCGCTGGATAGCGACCTACTCGGTCTGGGCCTGGACTTCCAGCGGCTCACCACGCGCTCGGTCCAGATGCAGGCGGGCGTCGGCACGCTGGAGGCGCCGTTGGGGCTGCTGCCGCGCCAGGCGATCCAGGTCAGCGCCGAGGCGGGCGAGTGGGTGCTCAACGGCACCTTCTGGACCGCCGAAGCCGCGCTCGACACCCGCTTCGCGACGTTCGCGCGACGCCGCGCCCTCGCGCCCGCGCTCGACGTGCGCCTCGCCGCCGGAGCCTCTGGCGGGAGCGTGCCGCTTACGCGCCTGCTCTCCGTGGACGGCGTGCTGGGCGAGGACGCCATCGCGTTCAGCCGCTTCGGCGTGCTCCGCACGCGGACCGGCGTGCCGTACGAAGGCGACCGCTACGCCGCTGCGTTCTGGGAGCACTCGTTCCGCTCCATCCCGTTCGAGATCCTCGGGCTCGGCGGTCTCGCAAAGCGCGGCTACAGCGTGATCCTCCACGGCGCCCACGCGCGCACGTGGCTGGACGCCGAGCGCGAGGCCGATCTCGGCGCGTTCGGCTATGCCCTCTCCCCCTCCGATGGCTGGCACCACGAGGTCGGCGTCTCGGTCAGCGGCATCCTCGGCCTCTTGCGCGTGGACCTCACCCAACGGCTGGACGCGCCGGATACGGTGGTGGGCTTTGGCCTCGCGCGGCTGTTCTAG
- a CDS encoding nuclear transport factor 2 family protein, whose translation MLPDSRETPDLASRRSRDRPPRRPPMGMALPVPPQTVPPVAETLRSFLDRYADAYAALDAETLATMYTMPCFFVGSGQTASFDTPQALLRHLGFVAEMRREQSIGSAVPTRVQTLADGGAQTAVLVHWIIERAEQTPLRFRSLYHLVQNDGRWHIAVSASLDE comes from the coding sequence ATGCTTCCTGATTCGCGCGAGACGCCGGACCTCGCCTCGCGCCGCTCGCGCGACCGACCGCCCCGCCGCCCCCCGATGGGCATGGCGCTCCCGGTGCCCCCCCAGACCGTTCCCCCCGTGGCCGAAACCCTCCGCTCCTTTCTCGACCGCTACGCCGACGCGTACGCCGCCCTCGACGCCGAGACGCTCGCCACGATGTACACCATGCCGTGCTTCTTCGTAGGCAGCGGTCAAACGGCGTCCTTCGATACGCCGCAAGCACTCCTGCGCCACCTCGGTTTCGTGGCCGAGATGCGCCGCGAGCAAAGCATCGGCTCCGCCGTGCCCACGCGCGTGCAAACCCTCGCCGATGGCGGCGCGCAAACGGCGGTCCTCGTCCACTGGATCATCGAGCGCGCGGAGCAGACGCCGCTGCGCTTCCGGAGCCTGTACCACCTGGTCCAGAACGACGGCCGCTGGCACATCGCCGTTTCGGCCTCGCTGGACGAGTAG
- a CDS encoding RidA family protein, with amino-acid sequence MQILSASGAPAAVGPYSHAVRANGLLFCSGQVALDPEKGVLVGEDVATQTHQVFANIRAVLGEAGLTLSDVAKTTVYLQTMDDFGTMNGIYAEHFGDHKPARSTVAVAGLPVGALVEIEVLAVLKEG; translated from the coding sequence ATGCAGATCCTCTCCGCCTCTGGCGCTCCCGCCGCCGTCGGTCCGTACAGCCACGCCGTCCGCGCGAACGGGCTCCTGTTCTGCTCCGGGCAGGTCGCGCTGGACCCCGAGAAGGGCGTCCTCGTGGGCGAGGACGTGGCGACGCAGACGCATCAGGTGTTTGCCAACATCCGCGCCGTGCTGGGCGAGGCGGGCCTCACGCTCTCCGACGTGGCCAAAACGACGGTCTACCTCCAGACCATGGACGACTTCGGCACGATGAACGGCATCTACGCCGAGCACTTCGGCGACCACAAGCCGGCGCGCTCGACGGTCGCCGTGGCGGGCCTGCCGGTCGGCGCGCTCGTGGAGATCGAGGTGCTGGCGGTGCTGAAAGAGGGATAA